In Paenibacillus sp. FSL R7-0345, a single window of DNA contains:
- a CDS encoding RNA 2'-phosphotransferase — protein sequence MLNAGAEVSLSKFMTKILRHTPEEYGIILDPEDGSCLLEELLDVLTAAPKWAGITEADVRRTVANSEKQRFAIEGERIRARYGHSHTKVAYPPGEPPALLYHGTHRAALPVILREGLKPMGRQYVHLSEGLHFASLVGRRRGELVLLAVDTVKSADSGVTFYYAGNEVWLAGAVPADCIAELENAEN from the coding sequence ATGTTGAATGCGGGAGCTGAGGTTTCCCTGAGCAAATTTATGACCAAGATACTGCGGCATACGCCGGAGGAGTACGGAATAATCCTTGATCCGGAGGACGGCTCCTGCCTGCTGGAAGAGCTGCTTGATGTACTCACTGCAGCTCCTAAATGGGCCGGTATTACAGAGGCGGATGTCCGGCGGACGGTAGCGAACAGTGAGAAGCAGCGCTTTGCCATTGAAGGGGAGCGGATTCGTGCGCGGTACGGGCACAGCCATACCAAGGTAGCCTATCCGCCGGGAGAGCCTCCGGCCCTGCTCTATCACGGAACGCACCGGGCTGCGCTGCCCGTCATTCTGAGGGAAGGGCTGAAGCCCATGGGCCGGCAGTATGTCCATCTGTCGGAGGGTCTGCATTTTGCATCTCTGGTCGGCCGCCGCCGGGGTGAGCTTGTGCTTCTTGCCGTAGATACGGTTAAGTCAGCGGATTCCGGTGTAACCTTCTATTATGCGGGCAATGAGGTGTGGCTTGCAGGAGCTGTTCCTGCGGACTGTATAGCTGAGCTGGAGAACGCGGAGAATTAA
- a CDS encoding 3' terminal RNA ribose 2'-O-methyltransferase Hen1 → MHLIIRATGAGAGMLSHLLAKNPNNLYDRTEKEARIRIVFTASSEEEAEAVIYVTPDPVELVKGDSAAHNDITQYINDREFVASSLFCSYIRAALGTALNGKPKEAYLPWVSQPLQLELGFGPVASNLPDRTVEELFTALGYEVSLERGDAEYSFALKARSSARYIRLKGQQTLQTALQQLFVLIPALDDYKHYYISDDEVDKIRRYGAGWLEQHPQRALILKRTLRFAGTIRQYEAMAEKDLREAAGSPGTPADSPALKEPSPAGSAELPEVQEPPKVRLNDLRYEAIARKVGELEAKAGIVDFGSGEGKLSARLSSVPGVREILAVEPSAAARLRAMERFAKLEGRPGAVVPEPVTGSLFYFDESLRGRDVMILCEVIEHIDEHRLDRVMDNIFSQYAPKTLIVTTPNKDYNTVYGMEQEEIRHADHRFEWGREAFSAWCSRWTEAFQYTAEITGIGEGSAEHGYPTQMAVFTRGEHLQ, encoded by the coding sequence ATGCATTTAATAATCAGGGCAACCGGAGCCGGGGCGGGGATGCTATCCCATCTGCTGGCCAAAAACCCGAATAACCTGTATGACCGGACGGAAAAAGAAGCGAGAATCCGCATCGTTTTTACCGCTTCTTCCGAGGAAGAGGCGGAGGCAGTCATCTATGTGACGCCGGATCCGGTAGAACTTGTGAAGGGAGATTCCGCGGCACACAACGATATTACGCAATATATCAATGACCGTGAATTTGTGGCCAGCAGCCTGTTCTGCTCCTATATCCGTGCGGCACTCGGTACGGCGCTGAACGGCAAGCCCAAAGAGGCTTATCTGCCTTGGGTTTCACAGCCGCTCCAGCTGGAGCTGGGGTTTGGCCCTGTGGCCTCCAATCTGCCGGACCGCACCGTGGAAGAGCTGTTTACCGCCCTTGGCTATGAGGTTTCACTGGAGCGGGGAGATGCAGAATATTCCTTTGCACTAAAAGCGCGCAGCTCAGCCCGGTATATCCGGCTTAAAGGGCAGCAGACGCTGCAGACCGCACTGCAGCAGCTGTTTGTGCTGATTCCCGCTCTAGATGATTACAAGCATTATTACATCAGTGATGATGAGGTGGACAAAATCCGGCGTTACGGCGCAGGCTGGCTGGAGCAGCATCCGCAGCGGGCGCTCATTCTGAAGCGCACGCTGCGTTTTGCCGGAACAATCAGGCAGTATGAGGCGATGGCGGAAAAGGATCTGCGGGAAGCTGCCGGCAGTCCTGGAACACCGGCGGACAGCCCCGCCTTGAAAGAACCTTCACCGGCCGGTTCCGCCGAGCTGCCGGAGGTTCAGGAACCGCCAAAGGTCCGGCTCAACGATCTCCGTTATGAGGCGATTGCCCGGAAGGTCGGGGAGCTGGAGGCCAAAGCCGGCATCGTGGACTTCGGCTCCGGTGAAGGCAAGCTGTCGGCCAGGCTGAGCAGTGTGCCGGGTGTCCGCGAGATTCTTGCAGTGGAGCCGTCGGCTGCTGCACGGCTCCGGGCAATGGAACGCTTCGCCAAGCTGGAGGGCAGACCGGGAGCGGTTGTTCCCGAGCCCGTGACGGGCTCGCTGTTTTATTTTGATGAGTCGCTGCGCGGCAGGGATGTTATGATTCTTTGTGAGGTTATTGAGCATATCGATGAACACCGGCTGGACCGGGTGATGGACAATATTTTTAGCCAGTATGCCCCCAAGACACTGATTGTGACAACGCCGAATAAGGACTACAACACCGTTTACGGGATGGAGCAGGAAGAGATCCGGCACGCTGACCACCGGTTTGAGTGGGGGCGCGAAGCCTTCTCGGCCTGGTGCAGCCGCTGGACTGAAGCTTTTCAATATACAGCTGAAATTACAGGAATCGGTGAAGGCTCTGCGGAGCATGGATACCCGACGCAGATGGCGGTATTTACGAGAGGAGAACACCTGCAATGA
- a CDS encoding ABC transporter ATP-binding protein has protein sequence MIEIRGVSKVFQGEKAVDSLSLTVQKGTIYGLLGSNGAGKTTLLKTLAGIYRPDEGTVTVGGEPVFEAPDVKRRIIFMPDSPYFFPQASVRSMAAFYRSIYPSWSEKRFGELGAAFKLDRKRKLSRFSKGMQRQAALWLALSCTPEVLIMDEPIDGLDPVMRRQIKNLLFQEVAERGLTVLISSHNLREIEDLCDHVGIMHGGRMLVEKELDDLKADTHKIQVAFRDERHAGALAAKLQILHQEQRGSVSLYIVKGDRERIAQAFHVYEPYVFDLLPLTLEEIFIYEMGDAGYDAQPILL, from the coding sequence ATGATTGAGATTCGTGGGGTAAGCAAAGTTTTTCAGGGTGAAAAGGCAGTTGACAGCCTCTCGCTCACTGTGCAAAAAGGGACGATCTACGGCCTGCTCGGATCAAACGGTGCAGGCAAAACTACGCTGCTGAAAACACTTGCCGGCATTTACCGGCCTGATGAAGGGACGGTTACAGTTGGCGGTGAGCCGGTCTTTGAAGCACCTGATGTAAAGCGGAGGATTATTTTCATGCCGGACAGCCCGTACTTTTTCCCGCAGGCGTCGGTGCGGAGTATGGCTGCTTTTTACCGGTCCATCTATCCTTCCTGGAGTGAGAAGCGGTTCGGGGAGCTGGGTGCGGCTTTTAAGCTGGACCGCAAACGGAAGCTCAGCAGATTCTCCAAGGGGATGCAGCGGCAGGCAGCGCTATGGCTTGCGCTGAGCTGTACGCCGGAGGTGCTGATTATGGACGAGCCGATCGACGGGCTTGATCCAGTCATGCGCCGGCAGATCAAGAATCTGCTGTTCCAGGAAGTGGCGGAGCGCGGCCTGACTGTCCTGATCTCCTCGCATAATCTGCGCGAGATCGAAGATTTGTGCGATCATGTCGGCATCATGCACGGCGGCCGGATGCTGGTGGAGAAGGAGCTGGATGACCTGAAGGCGGACACGCATAAAATCCAGGTGGCCTTCCGCGACGAACGCCACGCGGGCGCGCTTGCCGCGAAGCTGCAGATCCTTCATCAGGAGCAGCGGGGCAGTGTCAGCCTGTATATCGTGAAGGGCGACCGTGAGCGGATCGCACAGGCTTTTCATGTGTATGAGCCGTATGTGTTTGATCTGCTGCCGCTGACGCTGGAGGAAATCTTTATTTATGAAATGGGGGATGCCGGTTATGATGCGCAGCCGATTCTTCTTTAA
- a CDS encoding GntR family transcriptional regulator has translation MFELDVRSRKPIYEQLTDKVKEMIMHGILQADEQLPSVRTLSSQLTVNPNTIQKAYRELEREGFIYSLPGKGSFVAPLAQERSESQRMELRGELLRLMAEAVYLGFTESEISALYRQVLERREGEKHD, from the coding sequence ATGTTTGAACTGGATGTCCGCAGCCGCAAGCCGATCTATGAGCAGCTGACTGACAAGGTTAAAGAGATGATTATGCATGGCATCCTGCAGGCGGACGAACAGCTTCCATCGGTTAGAACATTGTCCTCACAGCTTACAGTTAACCCTAATACGATTCAGAAGGCGTACCGGGAGCTGGAGCGTGAAGGCTTTATTTATTCCCTGCCCGGAAAGGGGAGCTTCGTGGCACCGCTCGCGCAGGAGCGCAGCGAGAGCCAGCGGATGGAGCTGCGCGGAGAGCTGCTGCGGCTGATGGCGGAGGCGGTATATCTCGGCTTCACCGAGAGTGAGATAAGCGCATTGTACCGGCAGGTTCTGGAACGCAGAGAGGGGGAGAAGCATGATTGA
- the qoxA gene encoding cytochrome aa3 quinol oxidase subunit II, which yields MKKKGPLYALFLSLLFILPGCSSLAVLNPKGPAARTLSDTIILSIAVMAFVLAVVYILYIFVLVKYRAKKSNEGYIPEHEEGNKVLEAIWIIIPIIIVAFLSVVTVKSTHAVENVANEYKDQDPLVIYASSSNWKWHFSYPEEGIETVNYVNIPVHRAVEFRLYSFGTITSFWVPQLAGQKYAMSDMLTYLNLSGDTVGSFIGKNSNFSGKGFAHMEFETLVMTDKDYQDWVKEVKETAPALTEDEFKGLLAAEHLGRKTYSSTHLEFSPPPGDHSEHMSGDGTEMDMQNGGEEHEDNKEIHPSPVPSSQTEFDGNPAPEVDEPLPSSPVDEHTHQ from the coding sequence ATGAAAAAAAAGGGACCGTTATACGCTTTGTTTCTCAGCCTGCTCTTTATTCTTCCGGGATGCAGTTCGCTCGCCGTACTGAATCCTAAGGGCCCGGCTGCACGGACGCTGTCTGACACCATTATCCTCTCCATTGCGGTGATGGCCTTCGTCCTGGCAGTTGTCTACATCTTATATATCTTCGTCCTGGTGAAATACCGGGCAAAGAAGAGCAATGAAGGTTACATTCCTGAACATGAGGAGGGCAATAAGGTACTTGAGGCCATCTGGATTATTATCCCGATCATCATTGTAGCCTTCCTGTCCGTTGTGACTGTAAAGTCCACCCATGCTGTTGAGAATGTGGCAAATGAGTATAAGGATCAGGATCCGCTTGTCATTTATGCCTCCTCCTCTAACTGGAAATGGCATTTCAGCTACCCTGAGGAAGGAATCGAAACGGTAAACTATGTGAACATTCCGGTTCACCGTGCAGTTGAATTCAGACTGTATTCCTTCGGAACAATCACAAGCTTCTGGGTTCCGCAGCTTGCCGGCCAGAAGTACGCAATGAGCGACATGCTTACCTACCTCAATCTGTCCGGTGATACCGTAGGCTCTTTTATCGGAAAGAACTCGAACTTCAGCGGTAAGGGCTTTGCCCACATGGAGTTTGAAACACTTGTTATGACCGATAAAGATTATCAGGACTGGGTTAAGGAAGTGAAGGAGACTGCTCCTGCGCTGACAGAAGACGAATTTAAAGGACTTCTGGCTGCCGAGCATCTCGGACGCAAGACTTATTCCTCTACCCACTTGGAATTCAGTCCGCCTCCTGGCGATCACAGCGAGCATATGAGCGGTGACGGTACGGAAATGGATATGCAAAACGGCGGTGAAGAACACGAGGATAACAAGGAAATCCATCCTTCTCCTGTGCCTTCGAGCCAGACCGAGTTCGACGGCAACCCTGCCCCTGAGGTAGATGAGCCGCTGCCAAGCTCACCTGTAGATGAACACACGCACCAATAA
- a CDS encoding nucleotidyltransferase domain-containing protein: MAEIQAEIIRQLRTIEAEEDVRILYACESGSRAWGFPSKDSDYDVRFLYVRRPEAYLSIFEPRDVIERPINNLLDINGWDLKKALLLFRKSNPPLLEWLQSGIRYEENYTVAERIRQLSPLGFSPKSCIYHYLNMARGNYRTYLQGSEVKIKKYFYVLRPLLACAWIEKYNEIPPLEFSVLVETLIPEGTPLRETVNQLLIRKMSGDELNVEPRLEVINNYLEQSIAHFEKSAFLFEAAGGVSDAQLDELFYRALAEVWDEQDSWPAGLNWSGGR; encoded by the coding sequence ATGGCTGAAATCCAAGCTGAAATTATACGCCAGCTGCGCACGATTGAGGCGGAAGAAGATGTACGTATACTGTATGCCTGCGAATCGGGCAGCCGGGCCTGGGGTTTTCCGTCCAAGGACAGTGACTACGATGTGCGTTTCCTGTACGTGCGCCGGCCTGAAGCGTATCTGTCGATTTTTGAACCAAGGGATGTTATTGAACGGCCGATCAATAATTTGCTGGACATCAATGGCTGGGACTTGAAAAAAGCGCTGCTGCTGTTCCGCAAATCCAACCCGCCGCTGCTGGAGTGGCTGCAGTCCGGTATCCGTTATGAGGAAAATTACACGGTGGCAGAGCGAATCCGCCAGCTGTCACCGCTCGGTTTTTCGCCGAAATCCTGCATTTATCATTATCTGAATATGGCCCGCGGCAATTACCGCACCTATCTGCAGGGCAGTGAGGTCAAGATCAAAAAGTACTTCTACGTGCTCCGCCCGCTTCTGGCCTGTGCCTGGATTGAGAAATATAACGAGATTCCGCCGCTGGAATTCTCTGTGCTGGTAGAAACGCTGATTCCGGAGGGAACACCGCTGCGTGAGACCGTAAACCAGCTGCTGATTCGTAAAATGTCCGGCGATGAGCTGAATGTAGAGCCGCGGCTTGAGGTTATAAATAACTATCTGGAGCAGTCCATTGCCCATTTTGAAAAGTCGGCTTTCCTGTTTGAAGCGGCTGGCGGCGTATCAGATGCACAACTGGATGAACTATTTTACAGAGCACTGGCGGAGGTCTGGGATGAACAAGACTCCTGGCCTGCAGGACTGAACTGGTCAGGAGGCCGCTAG
- a CDS encoding polysaccharide deacetylase family protein, translated as MFKKGLLVIMSLFLCLGVLQTTASAAGAGSSSLKLGVNDKLTEIEAVPVKGSYYVPVRALSAELKWTLTGLTDGIAVAAGNKSVRLLNNNGGLKLQDGTIVPMDSFLKNGNLMVPVKISSYLGYSITFQGDKYLLRVRDGSAAMSDEAFVKQYQDKLKPQAASPAAPSGNNGVKGRTLYLTFDDGPSATTVQLLDILDKYEAKATFFMIGPNMNRYPSQVKRIVKGDHGLGLHGMTHVKDKFYASPSAALAEMNSDNAVLKKISGAETTLIRPPYGSKPYFTKSFRDKVLTQGYHLWDWNVDSEDWRYKENSDKIYNSVMSQVNKLQASKISPVILMHDQKATLKVLPRLLETFKKEGYSFAVITKDLKPLNFWNDER; from the coding sequence GTGTTTAAAAAAGGATTGCTGGTGATTATGTCTTTATTCTTATGTCTTGGTGTGCTGCAGACTACGGCAAGTGCTGCGGGAGCGGGCTCCTCCAGTCTTAAGCTGGGTGTGAATGATAAGCTGACTGAAATTGAAGCTGTTCCGGTAAAAGGAAGCTATTACGTACCGGTGCGTGCCTTATCCGCAGAGCTGAAATGGACGCTTACAGGCCTGACAGACGGGATTGCAGTTGCAGCAGGCAACAAATCAGTGCGTCTGCTTAACAATAACGGCGGACTTAAGCTGCAGGACGGAACCATTGTGCCGATGGACAGCTTTTTAAAGAACGGGAATCTGATGGTTCCGGTGAAGATAAGCAGTTACCTCGGATATAGCATAACCTTTCAGGGCGATAAATATTTACTGAGAGTGCGGGACGGATCTGCGGCAATGAGTGATGAGGCCTTTGTGAAGCAGTATCAGGATAAATTGAAGCCTCAAGCCGCCAGTCCGGCTGCTCCGTCCGGAAACAATGGAGTTAAAGGGCGGACTCTGTATTTGACCTTTGATGACGGACCGTCGGCTACCACAGTGCAGCTTCTGGATATCCTGGATAAATATGAAGCCAAGGCAACCTTCTTTATGATCGGTCCGAACATGAACCGTTACCCCTCACAGGTGAAGCGGATTGTTAAAGGTGATCATGGGCTTGGACTTCATGGCATGACCCACGTTAAAGATAAATTTTATGCATCGCCTTCAGCGGCGCTGGCTGAAATGAATTCGGACAATGCGGTGCTGAAGAAAATCAGCGGGGCGGAAACGACACTGATCCGTCCTCCGTACGGAAGCAAGCCTTACTTTACTAAGAGCTTCCGGGACAAGGTGCTGACCCAGGGCTATCACCTGTGGGACTGGAACGTCGATTCCGAGGACTGGAGATACAAGGAGAACAGCGATAAAATCTATAACTCGGTTATGAGCCAGGTGAATAAGCTGCAAGCCTCCAAGATAAGTCCGGTTATTCTGATGCATGACCAGAAGGCAACACTCAAGGTGCTGCCGCGTCTGCTGGAAACCTTTAAGAAGGAAGGCTATAGCTTTGCTGTAATCACGAAGGATCTGAAGCCGCTGAACTTCTGGAATGATGAGCGCTAA
- a CDS encoding mismatch-specific DNA-glycosylase, with the protein MEEVPDHLENGLQIVFIGFNPSIRSGELGHHYANPRNNFWRILQQSGLTPRLYEAAEDGGLLKLGYGFTNIVARPTVGAEDITREEYTAGREQLRGKLEQYRPQIACFVGKGVYTEFSRRSKAEWGFQTAEPVVDGVREFVAPSSSGLVRMPMTEIVGIYRQLYDFIQENG; encoded by the coding sequence ATGGAAGAAGTGCCGGATCACCTGGAGAACGGCTTGCAGATCGTATTCATTGGCTTTAACCCGAGCATCCGCTCCGGGGAGCTGGGGCATCATTATGCGAATCCGCGCAACAATTTCTGGAGGATTCTTCAGCAGTCCGGCCTGACGCCGCGCCTGTATGAGGCTGCGGAGGACGGCGGGCTGCTTAAGCTTGGCTACGGCTTCACAAATATTGTAGCCCGGCCTACGGTAGGCGCGGAGGATATCACCCGTGAAGAATATACGGCCGGGCGGGAGCAGCTGCGCGGGAAGCTGGAGCAGTACCGGCCGCAGATTGCCTGCTTTGTGGGCAAGGGGGTCTACACGGAGTTCAGCCGCAGATCCAAAGCGGAGTGGGGCTTCCAGACAGCAGAGCCCGTTGTCGACGGGGTACGCGAGTTCGTCGCCCCCTCCTCCAGCGGGCTGGTCCGGATGCCGATGACGGAGATTGTAGGCATTTACCGGCAGTTATATGACTTCATCCAGGAGAATGGCTGA
- a CDS encoding polynucleotide kinase-phosphatase, which translates to MTEKNEAQRTIPFPHGGIIVLVGPSNSGKTTLLRRLVEEGVLLETEMVSSDTYRTLVGDVEYLDWRGRPREEADILYNDYQKLSGLAFEAMNTVVSMRSRLGKLTVVDATHLQPEYRRKYIDIAAEHDLPCVAWVLDVPEQTLLARDKTREQPRGRQRVKSQYSQFKRSLRGLRDEGFDFTYMLKEPEAVQFVRRDNPLLADIGTGIDVIGDIHGCYDEMLELLGELGYAAGEDGLYRHPDGRTLVSVGDVMSRGPRSLDTMIFWKRHCDAGIARMTDSNHGWKIARYLSGRNVTLSHGDENIAAELGLLAKEAGMEATAALKEELKQFLLSAPSHLVMCRDGVRRLVITHAGIRDEYIGRQSRRIQDFCRYGDTDGMDAIGTPVRKEWYTGHESGELIIWGHDPRPYPAVVMNTINIDQGVVFGGSLTAYRYPEQDFVSVKAHRDYAEDADSPLIRWERGRFALPNLGKLVNGYSVFTDAYGELSVRGDYVKAAVDSVSHYTVPLEELVYIPPTMSPTPAVSADESYLEHPQEAFDYFRSQGVTTMVAEKKHMGSRAVLLLFRDDQAAVSYIGRPVLGTIYSRTGRAFFDKETEAQVLARLNADLVQAGYFTKYNTEMLLLDAEIIPWNLKARELIATQYAHVAEAAKMDREHLLTKLQQAEAAGRDVSGWVQEMEAKLHNVQVFRQAFQQYCWDVSGLEGIRIAPFHVLAHSGQSFFDHSHIWHMEQASLLAGISPLFMETEYRVIRSGADEAEVIKWWQDMTEDGHEGIVIKPETFITKNGRQMVQPAIKVRGRKYLHIIYGIDYLQPDNLKRLKQRRTSKKERHALMECALSVESVNRFIRRETLERVHECVLAALALESDPVDPRL; encoded by the coding sequence ATGACGGAAAAAAATGAAGCACAGCGGACCATTCCGTTTCCGCACGGAGGCATTATCGTGCTGGTCGGGCCGTCAAACAGCGGTAAAACCACTCTGCTTCGCAGACTGGTAGAGGAAGGTGTGCTGCTGGAGACGGAAATGGTATCCTCGGATACCTACCGTACGCTGGTCGGAGATGTCGAATACCTGGACTGGAGGGGAAGGCCGCGGGAGGAGGCTGATATCCTTTACAATGATTATCAGAAGCTCTCCGGCCTGGCCTTTGAGGCGATGAACACCGTGGTGTCGATGCGCAGCAGACTGGGCAAGCTGACGGTGGTCGACGCTACGCATCTGCAGCCGGAATACCGCCGCAAATATATAGATATCGCTGCGGAGCATGATTTGCCCTGTGTGGCCTGGGTGCTTGATGTGCCTGAGCAGACACTGCTTGCGCGGGACAAGACGCGGGAGCAGCCGCGCGGCAGACAGCGGGTCAAAAGCCAATATAGCCAGTTCAAGCGCTCCCTGCGCGGGCTGCGCGATGAAGGCTTTGACTTTACATACATGCTGAAGGAGCCTGAGGCTGTGCAGTTTGTGCGCCGGGACAATCCGTTGCTGGCTGATATCGGTACCGGGATTGATGTGATCGGGGATATTCACGGCTGCTATGATGAAATGCTGGAGCTGCTCGGGGAGCTGGGCTATGCTGCCGGTGAAGACGGGCTGTATAGGCATCCTGACGGCCGGACACTGGTCTCGGTCGGCGATGTTATGAGCCGCGGTCCCCGGTCGCTGGATACGATGATCTTCTGGAAGCGGCACTGCGATGCCGGGATCGCCAGGATGACTGACAGCAACCACGGCTGGAAAATCGCCCGCTACCTCAGCGGCCGCAATGTCACCTTGAGTCACGGTGACGAAAATATCGCCGCAGAGCTCGGGTTATTAGCAAAGGAAGCCGGTATGGAAGCGACGGCAGCTTTAAAAGAAGAGCTGAAGCAGTTTCTTCTGTCTGCCCCCAGCCATCTGGTCATGTGCCGGGACGGGGTGCGGCGGCTTGTCATCACCCATGCCGGCATCCGTGATGAATATATCGGCAGACAGTCGCGGCGTATTCAGGATTTCTGCCGTTACGGCGACACCGATGGTATGGATGCTATAGGGACGCCGGTACGCAAAGAGTGGTATACAGGCCATGAATCAGGTGAGCTGATTATCTGGGGGCATGATCCGCGCCCGTATCCGGCGGTGGTGATGAATACGATTAACATCGATCAGGGAGTGGTATTCGGCGGCTCCCTTACGGCTTACCGCTACCCGGAACAGGATTTTGTCAGCGTAAAGGCGCACCGCGATTATGCGGAAGACGCGGACAGCCCGCTGATCCGTTGGGAGCGCGGACGGTTTGCTCTGCCTAACCTCGGCAAGCTGGTGAACGGCTATTCTGTCTTTACAGATGCATACGGCGAGCTCTCGGTGCGCGGGGATTATGTGAAGGCGGCGGTCGACAGCGTCTCCCATTATACAGTGCCGCTGGAGGAGCTGGTGTACATTCCGCCGACTATGAGTCCTACGCCGGCTGTGTCGGCTGATGAGTCTTACCTGGAACATCCGCAGGAGGCATTTGACTACTTCCGTTCGCAGGGAGTTACCACAATGGTAGCCGAGAAAAAGCATATGGGCAGCCGTGCTGTCCTTCTCCTTTTCCGCGACGACCAGGCAGCTGTATCCTATATCGGGCGGCCGGTACTGGGCACTATCTATAGCCGTACAGGCCGGGCGTTCTTTGACAAGGAGACGGAAGCGCAGGTGCTTGCCCGGCTGAATGCCGATCTGGTGCAAGCCGGTTATTTTACCAAATACAATACGGAAATGCTGCTGCTGGATGCAGAGATTATTCCCTGGAACCTCAAAGCGAGGGAACTGATTGCCACCCAATATGCCCATGTCGCCGAAGCGGCAAAAATGGACCGTGAGCATCTGTTAACCAAGCTGCAGCAAGCTGAGGCGGCGGGCCGCGATGTATCGGGCTGGGTGCAGGAAATGGAAGCGAAGCTGCATAATGTCCAGGTCTTCCGCCAGGCCTTCCAGCAGTACTGCTGGGATGTGAGCGGGCTTGAGGGCATCCGGATCGCCCCGTTTCATGTGCTGGCCCATAGCGGGCAGAGCTTTTTTGACCACAGCCATATCTGGCATATGGAGCAGGCCAGTCTGCTGGCCGGAATTTCGCCGTTGTTCATGGAGACAGAGTACCGGGTAATCCGCAGCGGGGCTGATGAAGCAGAGGTCATCAAATGGTGGCAGGACATGACAGAGGACGGCCATGAAGGGATCGTCATCAAGCCGGAAACCTTTATTACAAAGAACGGCAGGCAGATGGTCCAGCCGGCCATCAAGGTGCGGGGACGGAAATACCTGCACATTATTTACGGAATTGACTACCTGCAGCCGGATAACCTGAAACGGCTCAAGCAGCGCAGGACCTCCAAAAAAGAGCGCCACGCCCTGATGGAATGTGCGCTCAGCGTGGAATCTGTAAACCGGTTCATCCGCAGGGAGACACTGGAGCGCGTGCATGAATGCGTGCTGGCTGCCCTTGCGCTGGAGTCGGACCCGGTTGATCCCCGGCTGTAG